One segment of Coffea arabica cultivar ET-39 chromosome 7c, Coffea Arabica ET-39 HiFi, whole genome shotgun sequence DNA contains the following:
- the LOC113699611 gene encoding G-type lectin S-receptor-like serine/threonine-protein kinase LECRK1: MAQPDANMIGLGATLYPSTQPTAWYSPSKRFAFGFFPEGSGFKVGIWIVGSANNVTVWTAQRDDPAVLSSSNLGFIGGKLQLKDEQGQLHTIADPSPPASNACMLDSGNFVLYDQYKNTVWQSFTFPADTILGGQELDTGKELISSWSSTNHSSGRFRLKMQNDGNLVAYPVNTVDDSIDCYWTTGTVTNTETELKLTNFSGTLLLLNASDSEEIESVASPLSRVNGSLYRATLGYDGNFRLFSHSFDAEGKSNMSTEWEAIADLCDVKGFCGYNSYCSRINGEPKCFCMPGYSFIDLNETSGDCERNFTGSKCILGKEDASHINMTSLNVGCDDRPYFLAPMREKEDCNHSCLEDCDCDAAIYSEPTCSKYKLPLKYLKNTTSTVSSTAFFKLSIDINRNQNGDTQKQPWSTILALSLSFVTYSCIILAVFTIFIFKFHIMKYRKLLFETKTTGLIKEFTLRTYTYNELKKATKGFNRELGKGGFGAVHKGTFDKGRSFVAVKRLEKVVEEGEREFRAEMRVIGKTRHRNLVRLLGYCIEGSKRLLVYEYMSNGSLSDLLFKGQWRPNWDDRVRIALDVARGILYLHEECESAIIHCDIKPQNILLDESWRAKISDFGLAKLLMPDQTRTNTHARGTRGYMAPEWNKNIPISVKVDIYSFGIVLLEMVCCRRNLEFNLLRPEETLLSAWAYKCFEAKELDKLIRGEEVDRRTFERMLTVALWCIQDEPALRFPIRTVMMMLEGIINVPIPPCPSDEFNVQY, from the coding sequence ATGGCTCAGCCTGATGCAAATATGATAGGATTGGGTGCTACACTTTATCCTAGCACTCAACCTACAGCCTGGTACTCACCGTCCAAAAGATTTGCATTTGGATTTTTTCCAGAAGGGAGCGGCTTTAAAGTAGGAATTTGGATAGTTGGAAGTGCCAATAATGTCACCGTGTGGACTGCCCAAAGGGATGATCCAGCTGTGTTGTCGAGCTCAAATCTTGGTTTCATCGGTGGAAAGCTTCAGTTGAAAGATGAACAAGGTCAGCTTCACACAATTGCTGATCCTTCACCACCTGCAAGCAATGCTTGCATGCTTGACTCTGGAAATTTTGTGCTCTATGATCAATATAAGAACACTGTATGGCAGAGCTTCACTTTTCCAGCAGATACCATTTTAGGTGGCCAGGAACTTGACACTGGGAAAGAGTTGATCTCCAGTTGGTCCTCAACCAATCACTCATCTGGTCGATTTCGTCTGAAAATGCAAAATGATGGAAATCTTGTTGCATATCCTGTGAACACTGTAGATGACTCGATAGATTGCTACTGGACCACTGGTACAGTGACAAACACCGAGACTGAGCTGAAACTTACTAATTTCAGTGGCACGTTATTACTACTGAATGCTTCTGATTCTGAAGAGATAGAATCTGTGGCATCACCACTTTCAAGGGTTAACGGAAGTCTTTACCGTGCAACACTTGGTTATGATGGAAATTTTAGATTGTTTTCTCATAGCTTTGATGCAGAGGGAAAATCTAATATGTCGACAGAGTGGGAAGCAATTGCTGATCTCTGTGATGTGAAAGGTTTCTGTGGTTATAACAGTTATTGCAGTAGGATTAATGGTGAGCCCAAGTGCTTCTGCATGCCAGGTTACAGTTTCATAGACCTCAACGAGACAAGTGGTGATTGTGAGAGGAACTTCACTGGGAGCAAGTGCATTTTAGGCAAGGAAGATGCCTCCCATATTAACATGACTTCTCTGAATGTAGGGTGTGATGATCGGCCTTATTTTCTGGCGCCCATGCGCGAGAAGGAAGATTGCAATCATTCCTGCTTGGAGGATTGTGATTGTGATGCAGCTATATATTCTGAACCCACTTGCTCTAAATACAAGCTTCCACTCAAGTATCTCAAGAATACAACTAGTACCGTATCATCTACTGCATTCTTCAAGCTGTCTATTGACATTAACAGAAATCAGAACGGTGATACTCAGAAACAGCCATGGTCAACTATCCTTGCTTTAAGTCTGAGCTTTGTAACATATTCCTGCATCATCCTTGCAGTCTTCACTATCTTCATCTTTAAGTTCCATATCATGAAGTACAGAAAACTACTTTTTGAGACCAAAACAACTGGCTTAATAAAGGAATTCACTCTTCGAACATACACTTACAATGAGCTAAAGAAGGCTACCAAGGGCTTCAACCGGGAATTAGGTAAAGGCGGATTTGGAGCAGTTCACAAAGGCACTTTTGACAAAGGTAGAAGCTTTGTGGCAGTGAAAAGATTAGAGAAGGTGGTCGAAGAGGGTGAAAGAGAGTTCCGAGCTGAAATGAGGGTAATTGGCAAAACTCGACACAGGAATTTGGTCCGCTTGCTTGGATACTGTATTGAGGGATCTAAGAGGCTTTTGGTTTACGAATATATGAGCAATGGTTCCCTCTCAGATCTTCTCTTCAAAGGACAATGGCGTCCGAATTGGGATGATAGAGTTCGGATTGCACTAGACGTTGCCAGAGGCATACTCTATCTCCACGAGGAATGTGAGTCTGCAATAATTCATTGTGACATAAAGCCTCAGAACATCTTACTTGACGAATCTTGGAGGGCAAAAATCTCAGATTTTGGTCTAGCTAAATTACTAATGCCAGATCAAACGAGAACCAACACTCATGCGAGGGGAACAAGAGGGTATATGGCACCAGAATGGAACAAAAACATTCCCATATCCGTGAAGGTTGACATTTATAGCTTTGGAATAGTTTTACTGGAAATGGTGTGCTGCAGAAGGAACCTGGAATTCAACTTGTTAAGGCCGGAAGAAACTCTGCTGTCTGCCTGGGCTTACAAGTGCTTTGAGGCCAAGGAGCTGGACAAACTCATCAGAGGTGAAGAGGTAGATAGAAGGACCTTTGAGAGAATGCTTACAGTCGCATTATGGTGTATTCAGGATGAACCAGCTCTTCGATTTCCAATCAGGACGGTGATGATGATGCTGGAGGGGATCATCAATGTACCTATTCCACCATGTCCATCGGATGAATTTAATGTCCAATACTAA